The genomic window TGCAAGGCTCCTGTATGCGGACAAGAACACCCTCAATGACAGCAAGTCTTTCTCCATCGGAGGTGGGAGAAGCAAGGGCGGTGGCCGAGGTTTCGGTGTGAGTATCAGCCATGGTGGGCACGACACCTCCATCGCCATAGGTGGCGGACTTGGAGGTGGAGCTACTACTAACCATGGCGGTGGCCCAAGCGTAGGTGGTGGAGCAGGTGCGGGCATTGGCATCAATATAGGGCATGGTGGCGTGGATGTTGGGATAGGCGGGGGTGGAGGTGGAGCAGCTAGCACCGGCGGGGTGCATGCAGGTGGTAGCGGTGGAGGTGGCATTGGAGTTCATATAGGGCGCCATGGTGGCGTGGATGTAGGgataggtggaggtggaggcggggcAGCTAGCACCGGCGGTGTGCATGCAGGTGGTGGCGGTAGAGGTGGCATCGGATTTCACATAGGCCATCGCGGGGTTACTATAAGCGCCggtggtgggggcggtggtggcgcCGGTGTAGGTGGAAGTGGGGGAGGCGAAGGAGGTGGTAGCGGTGTTGGTCGTGCCGGCACTGTTGTGGGTGGTGGGGGAGGGTATGGCAGTGCAAACGGCGGTAACGGAAGCGGGGGAGGTACCGGAGTTGGGTCAGCTGGTGGAAGTGTAGGTGGTGGCTCTGGAAATGGTGGTGTAGTACATGGTTGATTGGTGTGTTAATTTGAGAACTACATATCCATACAACATACTTTAGTTTGCTaatgaaatactccctctgtaactttTTATAAGACATTTAATACAATATGGGTATGTATAGGAAACAATAAATATGCTAGTATTTTTATGTTTATTGTATGTCTAATATTATTGGTGTCACCTTCTAAATGAGCTGGAGTGCCTTGAATACGATGGTATTGTACTATGTGGTATCTTTTACCAATGGAACATGTAACGGGTCCACACTAATCAGATGGTGTCTTTTGTAAAGTTAGAGTGTCCGGTCACTGCCCACGGATGCGTCCGGACGCGTCTGCGGGCATTTGAGGGGTCATATTTGCCCTCTACGGTTGTAGATCAATAAACGGACACAGGCAAACACAATACTTTCACCAAAAGATCGGATGTCCAAACGACGACCAAAGTTCAAACGACGGACAACTTGAAACTACATCTAAAACTTGAAATTAAATTGAAGCAAAGCGGATCTTCACCACTTTCGGGCCGTCCCCTTCCCCTTCTGGTCGGCGGCGCTGCTGTAGCCGTTGGCGGTTTGTGGAGGATCGTCCGACTCGTCGAACAAGGAGCCGTCGTCGTCGTCGGAAGAGGAGGAGATGATGATGAGGCCCTTGAGGCGTCGGACGGCCCGGTCCTGCCGCCACTTCACCTTGGGCATCCGAGCCGCCTCCATCACCTTCTCCTTGGCCTCGCGCTCAGACTGCTTGATAGCTAGCCGGAGAGCCTTCGCATTCTTCCGGAGGAGCCGCCGAGCGTCTATCTCCGCCGTCGTAAGCGACCGGCGGTAGACCCAGGCGAGGAGCCGTCGTCGTCGTCGGAAGAGGAGGAGACGATGATGAGGCCCTTGAGGCGTCGGACAACCCGGTCCTGCTGCCACTTCACCTTGGGCATCCGAGCCGCCTCCATCACCTTCTCCTTGGCCTCGCGCTCAGACTGCTTGATAGCTAGCCGGAGAGCCTTCACATTCTTCTGGCGGAGCTGCCGAGCGTCTGTCTCCGCCGTCGTAAGCGACCGGCGGTAGACCCAGGCGAGGAGCCGCTCGTCCTCGTCGGGCTCCATGGGTAACCCGCGGCGGCTGCggacagagctcttcgccacgtcCCTCTCCCTTGCTCGCTGCCTCTCGCGACGGGCGGCTCACGCGTCTGACTCCGGCGTGCGTGTCTGGGCCGGCGCCGCAGGGGTGGGCACAAGAACCCACCGTTGTCCGCGTGGGGGAGCAGCAGCAGGCGGCGCAAGGGGACAACGTGGGGAGGCACGGACTGTGCAGCCCGCACGGAGCCAAGCGTGGGCCGGAGGAGCCGGCGCCAGCTTCCTCACtgtatttcaaaggatactcaagcatctaatcttggggatgccccggttggcatcccatctttcttcttcaacaaatatcggtaataccttggtttttgttttgttcacatgatttgtgtcctttgtgtttgtatttttctttaagaatcatgctagtatgagcTATCTCTTCATTGATttacagaatgcttcatgtgcttcacttatatcttttaattattatcttatagaattgctctttgtgcttcacttaaatcgtttgagtatggttttgtagaatgcttcgtgcgcttcacttatatattttgagcttggatattggctagtttatattaattgtaagatgctccatgaacttcacttatatcttttggagtatgaataatactataatttaaagtgggtttggaagagtgtcaactttaggaattagtgatcccactatcttggaggaggTTGAATCTTtgtacgatatttatgaaagtggatttggaagagtgtcaactttagttagtattacactattttggaagaggttacaattgagtatgagaacaaagttgctatccatgttgctactgaaattttttatgagggaggaatatgtgcttgtaggagttgcaataatatcaagtttcctctctatgtgcttaaatttttgaagttgtacttgttttgccttcctatgctagttgattcttgttcctaagctcacaaaatccctaggcataggaagtgggttagatttaaatatgctagtcatattcttcatgatgctctctttgtgtttcaactcttttcttttatacgagcatcattgaaatcatcatgcctagctaaaaggcattaaagaaaagcgcttgttgggagacaacccaatatttatccttactgtttttgtgtgtctacatgattaagct from Triticum aestivum cultivar Chinese Spring chromosome 3B, IWGSC CS RefSeq v2.1, whole genome shotgun sequence includes these protein-coding regions:
- the LOC123064909 gene encoding glycine-rich cell wall structural protein-like, with amino-acid sequence MATSFSCFLAISILVVFFSLPPPTGARLLYADKNTLNDSKSFSIGGGRSKGGGRGFGVSISHGGHDTSIAIGGGLGGGATTNHGGGPSVGGGAGAGIGINIGHGGVDVGIGGGGGGAASTGGVHAGGSGGGGIGVHIGRHGGVDVGIGGGGGGAASTGGVHAGGGGRGGIGFHIGHRGVTISAGGGGGGGAGVGGSGGGEGGGSGVGRAGTVVGGGGGYGSANGGNGSGGGTGVGSAGGSVGGGSGNGGVVHG